In Dioscorea cayenensis subsp. rotundata cultivar TDr96_F1 unplaced genomic scaffold, TDr96_F1_v2_PseudoChromosome.rev07_lg8_w22 25.fasta BLBR01000104.1, whole genome shotgun sequence, the following proteins share a genomic window:
- the LOC120253502 gene encoding probable thiol methyltransferase 2, which yields MIQSVLVQRCILTARLVPRDRRWRRSSASEFSGALMAMARMGSRSGDDDHEHSKDLGSNPKIVNLRLLIGADGWEKCWEEGLTPWDLGQPTPIFTHLLQTGNLPKGRVFIPGCGSGYDVVAIAGPERYVVGLDISHSAIKKAEKLSSSLPNASYCTFVAADFFTYQPSELFDLIIDYTFFCALDPSMRPDWAKKIGDVLKSDGELLTLMFPIGDEAGGPPYSVSVPAYEKVLNPIGFKLISVVDNELAIEPRKGREKLGRWKKVHSKSSL from the exons ATGATTCAATCCGTACTCGTCCAGCGCTGCATCCTGACCGCTCGTTTGGTGCCTCGAGATCGACGGTGGAGGAGATCATCGGCTTCGGAGTTCTCCGGAGCGCTAATGGCGATGGCGCGGATGGGGAGCCGCAGTGGTGATGACGATCACGAGCACTCCAAGGATCTCGGTTCCAACCCAAAGATCGTCAATCTCCGGCTATTGATCGGCGCCG ATGGTTGGGAAAAATGCTGGGAGGAAGGATTGACTCCATGGGATTTGGGGCAGCCAACACCTATTTTTACTCATCTCCTTCAGACTGGAAACCTTCCTAAAGGCAGGGTTTTCATCCCTGGATGTGGCAGT GGCTATGATGTGGTGGCTATTGCTGGTCCAGAACGTTATGTTGTTGGTTTGGATATATCACATTCTGCGATTAAGAAAGCTGAAAAG TTGTCTTCCTCTTTGCCAAATGCAAGCTATTGTACCTTTGTGGCAGCTGATTTCTTCACTTATCAACCATCTGAGCTCTTTGATCTAATCATTGACTACAC TTTCTTTTGTGCACTTGATCCTTCCATGAGGCCTGATTGGGCAAAGAAAATCGGGGATGTTTTGAAATCTGATGGGGAGCTTTTGACGCTTATGTTTCCG ATTGGTGATGAAGCAGGAGGACCACCATATAGTGTCTCTGTGCCTGC ATACGAGAAGGTGTTGAATCCAATTGGTTTCAAGCTCATCTCAGTTGTAGACAATGAGCTTGCGATCGAGCCCCGTAAG GGAAGGGAAAAGCTTGGGAGATGGAAGAAAGTGCACAGCAAGTCATCTCTTTGA
- the LOC120253504 gene encoding zinc finger BED domain-containing protein RICESLEEPER 4-like, which translates to MSTPASIDESSANVSPIGSVGNFDNAVNEANNVEVNESPISVKDDEVEENPFAAKQRKKTSKVWDEFKEITLSDATKKAECIHCRHQLGLLKSGATTQFIRHLKVCVRRQLALKGQRQLTISTNLAKSKSVNAIQTWKYDQAKVRQVYAHMVLVHDLTFSFAEDEVFNHFMRTVSPNWERISRGLSKKDCISAYDIEKKKE; encoded by the coding sequence atgTCTACTCCTGCATCAATTGATGAATCATCTGCTAATGTTAGTCCCATTGGAAGTGTGGGAAATTTCGATAATGCTGTTAATGAGGCTAACAATGTTGAAGTTAATGAATCTCCCATCAGTGTTAAAGATGATGAAGTAGAAGAAAATCCATTTGCAgccaaacaaagaaagaagaccTCCAAAGTTTGGGATGAATTCAAGGAAATTACTCTCTCAGATGCAACAAAAAAGGCAGAGTGTATTCATTGTAGGCATCAACTTGGCCTGTTGAAGTCTGGAGCAACAACTCAGTTTATTCGCCATTTGAAGGTGTGTGTGAGACGACAATTAGCATTGAAGGGACAAAGGCAGCTGACTATCTCAACAAATTTGGCAAAATCTAAAAGTGTGAATGCAATTCAAACCTGGAAGTATGACCAAGCAAAGGTGCGGCAAGTTTATGCTCATATGGTTTTAGTGCATGATTTAACATTTTCATTTGCTGAGGATGaagtttttaatcattttatgaGAACTGTGAGCCCTAACTGGGAAAGAATAAGTAGAGGCCTTTCAAAAAAAGATTGTATATCTGCTTAtgacattgagaaaaaaaaagagtaa
- the LOC120253505 gene encoding zinc finger BED domain-containing protein RICESLEEPER 3-like, whose amino-acid sequence MSFVRSSLYKLYNQYVEAFKAKSDIDTQNQLSAPTTSSSSSASVGRSRGRAEFDNFITNVGSFQLIKSELDVYLEEGVHIHNESINPPFDVLEWWKANYLKFRVLSKMACDVLSIPITTVPSESAFSTAKRVIESHRASLAPATVEALMCGGDWLKAYYGIQRKEKEKKEVLEFLLK is encoded by the exons ATGAGTTTTGTTCGATCATCACTTTACAAGCTTTATAATCAGTATGTGGAAGCTTTCAAGGCCAAGAGTGACATAGATACTCAAAATCAACTTTCTGCTCCTacaacttcttcttcatccagTGCTAGTGTTGGTAGATCAAGAGGAAGGGCTGAATTTGATAATTTCATTACAAATGTGGGTTCTTTTCAATTGATAAAGTCAGAATTAGATGTGTACTTGGAAGAAGGTGTTCACATACACAATGAGAGCATCAATCCTCCATTTGATGTCTTGGAGTGGTGGAAAGCTAATTATTTGAAGTTTCGGGTTTTGTCAAAGATGGCTTGTGATGTTCTATCCATACCAATAACCACAGTACCTTCTGAGTCGGCTTTTAGTACGGCCAAAAGAGTTATTGAGTCGCATCGTGCTTCATTAGCACCGGCTACAGTTGAAGCATTGATGTGTGGTGGAGATTGGTTGAAAGCTTATTATGGgattcaaagaaaagaaaag gagaagaaggaagtccttgaatttcttttaaaatga
- the LOC120253492 gene encoding uncharacterized protein LOC120253492, with product MALIFWFYEVTGNGKKIHFGRTPRILCYGVGSYKKQAAVSALIDSLEGKKFVPLMADRESEIELIGCGKVQRNNSLMVLETSDAMKAPKYVRTRRRKLDGEMKGEPSQTKGQHSRQSDVFVLMLLDSLKKSPHEFDRPATICRPMALALSQQKHSVDGLDKMMSPALEDYGRVKLVLMPVA from the exons ATGGCATTAATCttttggttttatgaagtcaCAGGTAACGGGAAGAAGATTCACTTTGGAAGGACACCACGCATTCTCTGTTATGGTGTTGGTAGTTACAAGAAACAAGCTGCTGTTAGTGCCTTGATTGATTCACTAGAGGGCAAGAAG TTTGTTCCACTCATGGCCGACAGAGAATCTGAAATTGAACTGATCGGATGTGGAAAGGTTCAACGGAATAACTCATTGATGGTTTTAGAGACATCCGATGCTATGAAAGCACCTAAGTATGTGAGGACAAGGCGAAGGAAATTAGATGGGGAAATGAAGGGGGAGCCCTCCCAGACGAAAGGTCAGCATAGTAGGCAGTCAGATGTGTTCGTCCTTATGTTACTCGATTCTTTGAAGAAATCCCCCCACGAGTTCGATAGACCTGCCACAATTTGTAGACCCATGGCGCTTGCTCTGTCACAACAGAAGCATTCAGTTGATGGTCTTGATAAAATGATGTCCCCAGCTTTAGAAGATTATGGCAGAGTGAAACTTGTTCTCATGCCGGTTGCTTAG
- the LOC120253496 gene encoding polygalacturonase-like gives MAKRSHLLLLCQLTFILLIFSSSNAFKYNILSFGAKPDGRSDSTKSFIKAWQAACKSSSSATIYVPQGKFVLGLTKFNGPCKNNDIRFSIDGTLLAQSSKVGLGKLSQWIVFDNVQGVKIDGGTFDGRGKAVWAYKTSTSCWGCSLGASSITFTNSKDIEITRLISMNSELYHIVILKCKDVKVAEVSVKAPWKSPNTDGIHVQMSTGVSITKTTIKTGDDCISIGPGTKNLMIEQVFCGPGHGISIGSLGKGEDEVEAVENVTVRNSMLTGTENGVRIKTWARPSNGYVKAITFENILMRDVNNPIIIDQNYCPHGKSCPDKSSGIKISQVMYKNIKGSSATPIAMKFECSESNPCSALTLQNIALTYQNHPSKSSCQHALGHISGSIVPPSCF, from the exons atggCAAAAAGATCACATTTATTACTTCTTTGCCAACTTACATTCATTCTCTTAATTTTCTCTTCATCAAATGCTTTCAAATATAATATCTTGAGCTTTGGAGCCAAGCCAGATGGAAGAAGTGACTCAACCAAGTCATTTATCAAGGCTTGGCAAGCTGCATGCAAGTCATCTAGTTCTGCCACCATTTACGTACCACAGGGAAAGTTTGTacttggtttaaccaagttcaatGGGCCTTGCAAGAATAATGATATCCGATTTTCAATAGATGGGACTTTGCTGGCTCAGTCAAGTAAGGTTGGGCTTGGTAAATTGAGTCAATGGATTGTGTTTGATAATGTTCAAGGTGTGAAGATTGATGGGGGTACATTTGATGGAAGAGGAAAGGCTGTTTGGGCTTATAAGACATCAACTAGTTGTTGGGGTTGCTCCCTAGGTGCCTCa TCAATAACATTCACAAACTCAAAGGATATAGAGATCACAAGATTAATATCAATGAACAGTGAACTTTACCACATTGTGATACTGAAATGCAAAGATGTGAAGGTGGCAGAGGTGAGTGTGAAAGCACCATGGAAAAGCCCAAACACTGATGGTATTCATGTTCAAATGTCCACTGGTGTGAGCATCACAAAGACCACAATAAAGACCGGTGATGACTGCATTTCTATTGGACCTGGCACTAAAAATCTTATGATTGAGCAAGTCTTCTGTGGACCAGGACATGGAATTAG CATTGGGAGCCTTGGcaaaggagaagatgaagtaGAGGCAGTAGAGAATGTCACAGTAAGAAACAGCATGTTGACAGGGACAGAGAATGGAGTTAGGATCAAGACATGGGCAAGACCAAGCAATGGTTATGTTAAAGCAATCACATTTGAGAACATACTAATGAGAGATGTCAATAACCCTATCATCATTGATCAAAACTATTGCCCTCATGGCAAATCATGCCCTGATAAG aGCTCTGGAATAAAAATAAGTCAAGTGATGTACAAGAACATAAAGGGGTCATCAGCAACACCAATTGCAATGAAATTTGAGTGCAGTGAAAGTAATCCATGCAGTGCTCTTACCTTGCAAAACATTGCCCTCACTTATCAAAACCACCCTTCCAAGTCTTCTTGCCAACATGCTCTTGGCCATATTTCTGGTTCCATTGTTCCTCCAAGTTGTttctga
- the LOC120253495 gene encoding zinc finger BED domain-containing protein RICESLEEPER 2-like — protein MVVTCHFVDYEWKLQKCMLCFRSIVPPHTGVVVCDELARCIVDWGLGKKLMSVSVDNASYNDVAVNLLKANLNLNNQNALVLDGRLFHVRCCAHILNLLVQDGLGEISDIVCNVPASVKHISKSVSRLTMFSDITKQLNLSNKKLVLDVCTRWNATYYMLQAALDLKDVFPRYQLRDSNYHYLPSEEDWSKVQTVCTFLEVFHYVTNVISGCEYPTSNLFLLELTSVKKALSRHVEGDNDFMRQMAARMIRKFDKYWGDNNLLISIAVILDPRNKMTLVEWAFPFFLFSG, from the coding sequence ATGGTTGTTACTTGTCATTTTGTGGATTATGAATGGAAATTGCAAAAATGTATGTTATGCTTTCGTTCTATTGTCCCTCCACACACTGGTGTTGTTGTTTGTGATGAATTAGCAAGATGCATAGTTGATTGGGGTCTTGGGAAAAAGTTGATGAGTGTCTCAGTTGATAATGCAAGTTATAATGATGTTGCTGTGAATTTGTTGAAAGCTAATCTAAATTTGAACAATCAGAATGCACTTGTGCTTGATGGGAGATTATTTCATGTGAGGTGTTGTGCACATATTTTAAATCTCTTGGTTCAAGATGGGCTTGGTGAAATTAGTGATATAGTTTGCAATGTGCCTGCAAGTGTGAAGCATATCAGTAAAAGTGTATCTCGCCTTACTATGTTTAGTGACATTACTAAGCAATTAAATCTGTCAAATAAAAAGCTTGTTCTTGATGTTTGCACAAGATGGAATGCTACATATTACATGCTTCAAGCCGCTCTAGATTTGAAGGATGTCTTTCCTAGATATCAACTAAGAGATTCAAACTACCATTACTTGCCATCAGAAGAAGATTGGAGTAAAGTCCAAACTGTTTGCACATTTCTTGAGGTATTTCATTATGTTACAAATGTTATTTCAGGTTGTGAGTATCCTACTTCAAATTTGTTTCTCCTTGAACTCACAAGTGTAAAGAAAGCTTTGTCTAGACATGTGGAAGGTGATAATGATTTTATGAGACAAATGGCAGCAAGAATGATTAGaaagtttgataaatattgggggGACAATAATTTGTTGATATCAATTGCAGTTATTTTAGATCCAAGGAATAAGATGACTTTGGTTGAGTGggctttccctttttttctattCAGTGGATGA